ATCAAGTCAATCCCATCTTTGACCAtgagttttttttataaaagaaatgtTAAAGAGATTTTTTTAAAAGTGAGACTTTCCGCTTCTTTATGTTTTTGgcataatttttatgttaatattttgcaatattatgtaaaaaaaaaatgaggtaGCAGATAGTTCATGAAGAATCGCATTTTGAGAGAATCtttttagaccatctccaaaggaaatgtcaaattataaGTCAAATTACAATTAAAGGCTGATGTGGCAATTTGAAGTCTTATGTCAATTTTTGTACTTCTCCAACCGAATTGTCaaatcttattttattatttaaatagatCTTTAAATGgttgtaattattaaaaaaacgtgaaacaaaatttttattggttgaaatgttagtggaattaaaataaattaaaaataaatttgacattgatgtcAAAATTGACTTCAAATCACAAAGCCTTCAAATCAAGTCAGCAAATAACATTTCAGTTAGAAAGACTTTTGATGTCAAATATACACAGTAACATTCCACTTAAgattttgacatctcatttggagatgctcttagcaTTTTCCTTTCGTAATGGGATTTTCAAATCCAATATTATTTCACATTCATCATGAAAGTGTGTTGAATTAAATGTTTGCGTGTATGTAACTAATTAATAAAAggctttttcaattttatttttggtacaAGAAAATCCAGTATTATACTTATAGCCTGCTTACTTGgacttttttgttttactttctcgattcttcttttgttttgcaaTATTGCCTGATGATTGAAATTGTCTAATTTTAAATCCTCATTTAAATATCAAACTCTTAAAAATCAACTAAATTAGAAATCGTTTAATAGTTTGATTAACGTTGTCAAAATTTTATGTGTTAGTACGAAACATTCTTCGTGTATTATATAATCAATAGATATGactaaataatttaaaatttagttaattttttgAAAAGATGATCCTAAAAAGTGACTAAAAATAAACAATTCGAATCTCCATGCTTCATTATATGATAAGAAAGAGCCGAAAAAGTAAAATGAGAAGTTTGTTAACAACATCCCACTAGATAATATCAAGAAAAAGATCATCGCTGGATTCTTTTTTTAGGGATTCTAAGAATCCCGTGATCGTGactattcatcgtacatcgtgcgatcagtttttgttaggtactatttatatttaattttaaattttaaattttggaatgatttatgaccatatgatatatgatgaacggtcacgatcacGGAATCCGGCAATGATCCTTTTCCATAATATCAAACATTGATTAACTTGAACTTGACAACAATGACAAGATTGCACCCTTTTTATAGGATAAACATGAAGCATTAGTTAAAGTTAAGAATATTAAAGTTTCTTATTAGGGTTTCTTCCAATTAGATTATGACAAAAGCTTGTTGGATTAGGGGATGTGCGTAGCATAAAAGGGTTatgcaatttttattttttggttggaCATTTTCTTTATTTGCTGTAAAAGTTCCTAATTTCCTACTAAATCCTAACATTACAGAACAAATTCCATAAAATCaaatctttttttattattttctgttGGATTCATAAAATCAAATCAATCAAAAGTTAGTTAGTTGTCCCCAGGAAATTcgatgaaaatttttaaaatctaacACAATGAGGGAAATtggttatttataaaattaaggTGGTAATTGACTAAAGTTTTAGTTTAGGAAAAAATTGGTTAATTACAAAAGTTTAAGAGGTAATTAGTTAAAGTTAAAGTTCAGAGAAAAATCGACTACTTACAAAAATATAAAGAATAATCggttaaaattaaagttaaaggaGAAAATTAGCAGCTCTATACAAGTTAAAAACAAACTGACAAATGCCTCTTTCATAAAATCATtatcttattttattattttttgttggatccataaaatcaaatcaataaaaaaagaaaaaagtagaCAACTATTGCCACGTGTACGAAAACGAGTCACGACACACCGGATTCCCTCCATCAAAATTTACAGCCCACAATTTCAATGTTATCATTTTAAGGGACTATTAAACCACCACCGAAATGCGTAAAGCGCAAAAAAAGCGCATCGGATCCGTTTCGAGCGAGCGAAATACCGAAACTCTTTTGGTCTGCTCTGCTGGGCCGGCGCCGATCGGAGCTCTGTGGTGGCGGTGCTGACATGGGAAAGGAGAATGCGGTGGCGACAATGAGAATGCGATCTAGGAGGGCCTCGAAGTAGAGACCCCAAGTCGGAGAACATCATGGTCGGGTGCTGCTGCTGAGAGTTTGGCCGTGGTTCTCCGATTTGCGATCCCGGGACGTTCTGAAAGCTTCTCCTCCGCCTGCCTTCTGCCTTCGGTTTCTGGAGTCTTCGTCGCCGTCGTGAAATATCTGCTGTGAGTTTCGGGGCTGGTTTAACAGGTTGGTTGGCTCTTTGTTTTTCCCCATCTTTTGGTTGGCTCTAGTTTAACAggttggttggttggttggttggCAAAGATTTAAGAAGTAattatctttttcaatttttattgataaaATTAATGGGTTTTAGTTTGCTCTAAAAATTACAGATTTTTATGTATAGATATTGTTTATGGGGGTTGAAGAGGTTATGAAATGGAGGAGAGAAATgtaattggaagaaaaaagatTGGAACTTTTTGGAGTGGAGGAATTATGCTGTTTATCCTAAGATTTCTCTCGAACGTAGCCAATGTTAATGTCAAAACTGTGGCCGATTTGTTTcacaatttgaatttgaatcaagGATAATGGGTTTAAATTCATTACTCGATGGTAACTTTAGAATTTGCCTGCCTGCTAAGGTTTTGGTCTCGAAATCCTTGTAAAAGTTTTGACTCTTTGATTTGGCGTTATGTTCTGATTGATATGCTATGTGTAGATGTCGTTCAAAGGCATTGTTCGCGAGCTGCGGGAGATGAAAGATGGAATTGGGAGCATGTCAAGGCGAGTTGGTGAGCGGAAGCTTTGGCATAGAAGGACGTTGTCGCATATTGCTCCTGATATGGCTCCAACCCCTCCAACTGATGTGATTCAGCAGGGTCAGTGGGCAAACTTGCCTCCGGAATTGCTTTTGGACATAATTCAGAGGGTAGAAGAAAGTGAAACCTCGTGGCCTGCTCGAGCTGTCGTTGTTTTTTGTGGTTCAGTTTGTAAGTCATGGAGGGACATTACGGGGGAGATAGTCAAAACTCCTGAGCAATGTGGAAGGCTCACATTTCCAATCTCATTGAAGCAGGTCTGTTGCTTTATTCTAATACCTCTAAAGTTTGTGCTTACTTGTACTGATTGCCTCCTCTGAAATAGTGTTTTCTTGTGGTGTGCTTTGTGTAGCCGGGGCCTCGCCAGTCTCCAATACAGTGCTTCATTAGAAGGGATAGAGGAACTTCCACATTTTATCTGTACTATGGTCTGGCACCATGTAAGTCGTGTTCTTATTAGAGAAAATGTAACTTTGTCATTGTGGATTGCAGTTGGTTTTATTGTACGTTTCCGTCAATCTTATTGAATAGCATTTCTAAAGATGTCTTGCTCCTTTAACATTCTTGTTTTAGATTATATGCCACGGAGAAGTGTCTGATGAAAAGAAATCTTATAAGTTGCTACATGGTGTTCACTTGTGTTATTAAATTGACAGCTGAGGGTGAGAAAGATAAATTATTGCTAGCAGCCAAAAGGATCAGAAGGGCAACAAGCACGGAGTTCGTTATATCTTTGGTTTCAGATGATTTTTCTCGAGCCAGCAGTGCATATGTTGGTAAATTGAGGTAAATGTGCTCTACTATACTTTGCAAATATCTCAGTCAAGTTATTCTTAACTTATGTTCTCGAAAACTCATtcaacaattgttttaccaGGTCCAACTTTTTGGGTACCAAGTTCACCGTATACGACAGCCAGCCTCCATGTGATGCGGTACCCAAACCAAAAAATCGATCATCTCGAAGGTTCCATTCTAAGCAGGTATCTCCAAGAGTACCAGCGTGTAACTACAGCGTTGGCAACATCTCTTACGAGCTCAATATTTTTTGCACAAGAGGTCCAAGGAGAATGCATTGTGCTATGCACTCCATTCCTGTCTCGTCCATTCAGGAGGGGGGCACCGCCCCAACACCAACATCGTTGCTACAAGCCTATGACGAACAATTTGCTGTCTCACCAAGTTCAAAAGAAAAGGATCTGGTCGCAGAGTTCAGCTCTACAACCCTCTCGGAGCCAAACGTGTCAGCCCCGGGTGCAGAGCCATTGGTTTTGAAAAACAAGTCTCCTAGGTGGCATGAGCAGCTACAATGCTGGTGCCTTAACTTTAGAGGACGCGTTACAGTGGCTTCTGTGAAAAACTTCCAGCTTGTGGCAGCTGTTGATCCGTCCCACAACGTTTCGGCTGAAGAGCAAGAGAGGGTAATCCTACAGTTTGGAAAGATTGGAAAAGACATCTTCACCTTGGATTATGGCTACCCGCTGTCCTGTTTCCAAGCGTTTGCGATCTGCTTAAGCAGCTTCGACACCAAGCCAGCGTGTGAATGAAAAACTTGGTTGTAGAACATGATCGTCATTTGCTGAATTCTGTTCTGTAATTTCGAACCATATCCATGTTCTATGTAAAAGTTCTTCGTGCTTGATCGTTTATTTCTGAAAATCGCAGCTATTTCAATCAAAATGAGTCATTTTCTAAAAATCGCAGCTATTATTAATAGAATAAATTGTATCAattgtctctcaactttaacttGTAATGggccctcaactaaaaatttatgacgGTTGGTCCCTTTAACTCCTCAAAAcctgtagctatagtcattttcttCAACTCCATTAGAACttccgtcaaaatgagtcacatgtCACGCACATGAGACTGaatcaaggggcaaatatgaaaaactaaatgagaaaaattgtagcaatgattccTTTGACTTTAACTCAACTAGAAAAATGGTgcttcaactttaatccaattagagcaattgaattaaagttgatggaccattactacaattttctcttattaatattattattaagaaaatttaGGGAATGGGGAGTTTCGAACATAGGACGTACTAGTAGAAACTCAACACTCTTTCACTAGTATCTCTAATTGTATGTAAGTATCTCCAATTCTTCACGCTTATACGACGGATTTTCAACGTAATGAGCGACAGGTTTTCAACTAATGATGAGGGAAATCTAGCAAAATGATATGCTTAAAAAGTGTTAGATCTAAAGTAAATTCGCACTCGAAAACGATGATTAAAGATATTCGTATGAGTCATGCGCGGCACTTTAGGTGACACATGCTTCATTTTGTAAACGACATGGATTCTTGGATTCTTGCTTTATTGCATGGCTTTGGCATCTCATAAGTAGTATTCTCTAAAAGCTAATTACTTCTTGATCAAGTCAAAGCCTAATGGTCAAGCATATGCTCATTACTCTACTACTGTCGGACAACGACGTTTCAAGTTAATAATGTTGCCGGCAGACCTGAGCGTAGTCAAGTTGTGTAAATTGGCTATAAAGTTGACACAAAAGTCAAAGAAGCTTTAGAGAACTCGGCTGAAAATTCAAATTATGTAATGAACGTATCAAACATCAGTTTATTGCCAGTGAACATTACATCGGAGATTCAAAATGTTACAAATATTACAAAGAAACTTCCTCGCCGCGCTTAGAATGTGGTTTAGGGATTCCGTCCAGTTTCGGTTCAAGGTCCGGCATTTCCCGTCTCTTTGTTTCTTCGTCGGATCGCATTTCTCATCTCACAGTAGAATAGGTAATGAACTCCCTTGAAGTAAACTGAAACGGCTGATGTGGAATAGGGTTCCTGCGGTGCACATTttaaatgaaataaattttaaaaaaaattcacactATTTCTCATATCAGTAATCAGTGAGCAAGAAAAGATAAGGAGACGCACGGTCGAGGGCCGTAAACTTTGATCTGGCGAACGTGAGTGTCTCTCCCATTCAGGTGATTCGATAACACAGAGATTTGCAACATAAAAGTGTTGACAAAAGTTTCCCTGCCAAACATATTTGCACAGAAGATTTCAAAACTCGAACGATAGTCTAATAAATTGAACATGACCACCATCTATTTTTGCAAATGTTTCTTTAAGCATATCATCATCATTCATCAAGCAAATCGGATGCAAGCTTATCTTACTGTCATGTCCTTGAACCACATTGAAAGGAAATGGAACGATCACTTGTTCGATTTGTTTGTCTTAGATTCATATCACGACTTTTGTGCTATCGTAAAATGAAATAAGATGTCATTTAACCCAATTTGTTTCCCAAAGGGAGAACAGTTACGTTCTAAATATTTTTCAATTAAGTATTAGATATCAGATCAAGAAGACGAATTGGACAACTAACTTTTGAATTGTTAACAACAATATCCtacccatcattcatgtaagCCCTTCCAATGCAACCTTGTCAAGCCACTACTCACCAAGATATAAATTCGAGCACAGATGGAATGACACAACAATGCATTGTAATCAAAACAATACAGAAACGACATGTAGAAATATGCATGACTACAAATGCTCGAAAACAAACAACGGTTTCACTGCATACCTTGGATCATTTCCAGACAGTGATATATGAACCCAACCCGTTGGCTTATCAAGCTCCACAGTTTTTATGTCCTACAATCATTTGCAGCAAGATAGCCAAAAGTTAACCAAATTGGGTCTATGCCAGCATCACAATGCAGTATATTACGAAAGATAATATATGAACAATTaactgtttttctttttggtacaAGCAACattctaaactactctaa
This is a stretch of genomic DNA from Malus domestica chromosome 02, GDT2T_hap1. It encodes these proteins:
- the LOC103401387 gene encoding tubby-like F-box protein 5 isoform X1; its protein translation is MSFKGIVRELREMKDGIGSMSRRVGERKLWHRRTLSHIAPDMAPTPPTDVIQQGQWANLPPELLLDIIQRVEESETSWPARAVVVFCGSVCKSWRDITGEIVKTPEQCGRLTFPISLKQPGPRQSPIQCFIRRDRGTSTFYLYYGLAPSEGEKDKLLLAAKRIRRATSTEFVISLVSDDFSRASSAYVGKLRSNFLGTKFTVYDSQPPCDAVPKPKNRSSRRFHSKQVSPRVPACNYSVGNISYELNIFCTRGPRRMHCAMHSIPVSSIQEGGTAPTPTSLLQAYDEQFAVSPSSKEKDLVAEFSSTTLSEPNVSAPGAEPLVLKNKSPRWHEQLQCWCLNFRGRVTVASVKNFQLVAAVDPSHNVSAEEQERVILQFGKIGKDIFTLDYGYPLSCFQAFAICLSSFDTKPACE
- the LOC103401387 gene encoding tubby-like F-box protein 5 isoform X2; this encodes MKRNLISCYMVFTCVIKLTAEGEKDKLLLAAKRIRRATSTEFVISLVSDDFSRASSAYVGKLRSNFLGTKFTVYDSQPPCDAVPKPKNRSSRRFHSKQVSPRVPACNYSVGNISYELNIFCTRGPRRMHCAMHSIPVSSIQEGGTAPTPTSLLQAYDEQFAVSPSSKEKDLVAEFSSTTLSEPNVSAPGAEPLVLKNKSPRWHEQLQCWCLNFRGRVTVASVKNFQLVAAVDPSHNVSAEEQERVILQFGKIGKDIFTLDYGYPLSCFQAFAICLSSFDTKPACE